The proteins below are encoded in one region of Chrysemys picta bellii isolate R12L10 chromosome 4, ASM1138683v2, whole genome shotgun sequence:
- the LOC135982922 gene encoding voltage-dependent L-type calcium channel subunit alpha-1S-like: protein MWSHEQLLVAIGGSAASVQSADRLGSLLADSANRVLLALFAAEMLLKMYALGLRQYFMSLFNGFDCFVVCVGILEIILVEINVMSPLGISVLQCIRLLRIFKITKWGHLSPGPGVRQYRQGGLHWEAGLSLPLLRPQA from the coding sequence ATGTGGTCTCATGAGCAGCTGCTAGTGGCCATCGGGGGATCTGCCGCCTCAGTCCAGAGCGCTGACCGGCTGGGTTCGCTGCTTGCAGACAGTGCCAACCGGGTGCTGCTGGCTCTCTTTGCAGCCGAGATGCTGCTGAAGATGTATGCGCTGGGCCTGCGCCAGTACTTCATGTCCCTCTTCAACGGCTTCGACTGCTTCGTGGTGTGCGTCGGCATCCTGGAGATTATCCTGGTGGAGATCAACGTCATGTCACCCCTGGGCATCTCCGTCCTGCAGTGCATTCGCCTGCTGAGGATCTTCAAGATAACCAAGTGGGGGCACCTCTCCCCAGGGCCTGGGGTCAGGCAGTACAGGCAGGGGGGCTTGCACTGGGAGGCTGGGCTGTCCTTACCCCTTCTGAGGCCTCAGGCATGA
- the LOC135982921 gene encoding voltage-dependent L-type calcium channel subunit alpha-1S-like, translating into MVPLLHIALLVLFMIIIYAIVGQELFKGKLHKTCYYIGTDIIAKGEMEKPSPCTTTGHGYHCTLNGTECRSGWPGPNNGIPHFDNFGFAMLTVYQCITMEGWTEVLYWVNDAIGNEWPWIYFVSLILQGSFFVLNLVLGVLSGEFTKEPEKAKSQGTFQKLREKQQLEEDLKGYMDWITHAEVMDSHRARGEGMLPSEEGGSETESLSEIEGMNKWILFFRQWRRWNRLFRRKCREVVKSKFFYWLVILLISLNTVSIASEHHWQPEWLTRVQGTGPL; encoded by the exons ATGGTGCCCCTGCTCCACATCGCCCTACTGGTCCTCTTCATGATCATCATCTACGCCATCGTCGGGCAGGAGCTGTTCAAGGGAAAGTTGCACAAGACTTGCTACTACATCGGGACAG ATATCATTGCcaaaggggaaatggagaagcCATCCCCGTGCACCACCACCGGCCACGGGTATCACTGCACCCTCAACGGCACtgagtgcaggagtgggtggccaGGGCCCAACAACGGCATCCCCCATTTTGATAATTTTGGCTTCGCCATGCTGACTGTGTACCAGTGCATCACCATGGAGGGCTGGACGGAAGTCCTCTACTGG GTGAACGACGCCATCGGGAACGAGTGGCCCTGGATCTATTTCGTCAGCCTCATTCTGCAGGGCTCTTTCTTCGTTCTCAACCTGGTGCTGGGCGTGCTCAGCGG GGAGTTCACCAAGGAGCCTGAGAAGGCCAAGTCACAGGGCACGTTCCAGAAGCTGcgagagaagcagcagctggaggaggatcTGAAGGGCTACATGGACTGGATCACCCATGCCGAAGTCATGGACAGCCACCGGGCCAGGGGAGAAG GGATGCTGCCATCAGAGGAAGGGGGTTCAGAGACCGAGAGCCTGTCTGAAATTGAGGGCATGAACAAATGGATTCTCTTCTt CCGGCAGTGGAGGCGATGGAACCGCCTGTTCCGCAGGAAGTGCCGCGAGGTGGTGAAGTCCAAGTTTTTCTATTGGCTGGTGATCCTGCTCATCTCTCTGAATACCGTGTCAATCGCCTCCGAGCATCACTGGCAGCCCGAGTGGCTGACTCGTGTGCAAG